One Gammaproteobacteria bacterium DNA segment encodes these proteins:
- a CDS encoding TIGR03088 family PEP-CTERM/XrtA system glycosyltransferase, with protein MNDQRPLIAHVVHSFRIGGLENGIVNLINGLSDLPPSQSPNPDPLPTASLERPLSPRESDRVRAGQPLPTHASQQSPLSPRERDRVRTNYRHAIICLTDHDDFFQRIQAPDVQIFDLHKKAGQDPGLYQRAWRLFRRLKPAIVHTRNLATIEMQLPAWLAGVPVRIHGEHGRDASDPDGAVRKYQLLRRGLKPFIHHFIPLSEELEHYLRGPVGVPAERMTRICNGVDVTRFAPDAMATGELPSPFHKPGTIVVGTVARVDAVKDPLGFADAFIRLRERGKPWSEALRLVWLGGGPMLDKLRDKLAAAGHLDAAWLPGPRDDVSELMRAFDIFVLPSLAEGISNTLLEAMATGLPIVATRVGGNPELVEEEGNALLVERGNPDALAQAIARYAANEDMRKAHGHASRERAEHLFSLDGMVSRYGEVYSRLLAGRGAQ; from the coding sequence GTGAATGATCAGCGGCCCCTCATCGCCCATGTGGTCCACTCGTTCCGCATCGGCGGCCTGGAGAACGGTATCGTCAACCTCATCAACGGGTTGTCGGATCTGCCTCCTTCACAATCCCCTAACCCCGATCCTCTCCCCACCGCCTCGCTAGAACGTCCCCTCTCCCCCCGGGAGAGCGACAGGGTGAGGGCAGGACAGCCCTTACCCACCCACGCCAGCCAGCAGAGTCCCCTCTCCCCCCGGGAGAGGGACAGGGTGAGGACAAACTATCGCCACGCCATCATTTGTCTCACCGACCATGACGACTTCTTCCAGCGCATCCAGGCGCCCGACGTCCAGATCTTCGACCTCCACAAGAAGGCGGGCCAGGACCCGGGCCTCTACCAGCGGGCCTGGCGCCTGTTCCGCCGCCTCAAGCCCGCCATCGTCCACACCCGCAACCTCGCTACCATCGAGATGCAGTTACCGGCCTGGCTCGCCGGCGTGCCCGTGCGCATCCACGGTGAGCACGGCCGGGACGCCTCGGATCCCGACGGCGCGGTGCGCAAGTATCAACTCCTGAGACGTGGGCTCAAACCGTTCATCCACCATTTCATCCCCCTCTCCGAAGAACTGGAACACTATCTGCGGGGGCCCGTAGGGGTGCCCGCGGAGCGCATGACCCGCATCTGCAACGGCGTGGATGTGACACGCTTCGCACCGGACGCCATGGCAACGGGAGAACTGCCTTCCCCTTTCCACAAACCCGGTACAATCGTCGTCGGCACCGTGGCCCGAGTGGACGCGGTCAAGGACCCCCTCGGCTTCGCCGATGCCTTCATCCGCCTGCGCGAGCGGGGTAAGCCCTGGAGCGAGGCGCTGCGCTTGGTGTGGCTGGGCGGCGGGCCCATGCTGGATAAGCTCCGGGACAAGCTGGCCGCGGCGGGCCACCTGGATGCGGCCTGGCTGCCGGGCCCTCGTGACGATGTTTCCGAGCTGATGCGGGCCTTCGACATCTTCGTGTTACCGTCACTCGCCGAGGGCATCTCCAACACCCTGCTGGAGGCCATGGCCACAGGGCTCCCCATCGTCGCCACCCGCGTGGGCGGCAACCCGGAGCTGGTGGAGGAGGAGGGCAACGCGTTGCTGGTGGAGCGAGGCAACCCGGATGCCCTGGCTCAAGCAATCGCCCGCTACGCCGCAAATGAAGACATGAGGAAGGCCCACGGCCACGCCAGCCGCGAGCGCGCGGAGCACCTCTTCAGCCTCGATGGCATGGTGTCACGGTACGGGGAGGTATATAGCCGCCTCCTCGCGGGCCGAGGCGCGCAATAG